A window of the Ammoniphilus oxalaticus genome harbors these coding sequences:
- the rnpM gene encoding RNase P modulator RnpM — MKRRKIPLRKCVACQEMIPKQQLIRVARSPQGEVSMDPTGKAAGRGAYLCGNKDCFSLAKSRKALDRALNTAIPEEVYERLELEWIELKDPE, encoded by the coding sequence TTGAAACGAAGAAAAATACCGCTGCGTAAATGCGTAGCCTGCCAGGAAATGATCCCTAAGCAACAATTGATTCGTGTCGCTCGCAGTCCGCAAGGGGAAGTGTCGATGGATCCAACTGGGAAAGCGGCTGGCAGGGGCGCTTATCTTTGCGGGAACAAGGACTGCTTTTCCCTAGCAAAAAGTCGTAAGGCATTAGATCGAGCGTTGAATACTGCGATTCCTGAAGAAGTCTATGAACGCTTAGAATTGGAATGGATCGAGTTGAAGGACCCTGAATAA
- a CDS encoding L7Ae/L30e/S12e/Gadd45 family ribosomal protein — translation MNKVEQFLGLATKAGGLITGEQIVVKAITSKQVYLVILAADASENTRKKFQDKCRSYSIPLRFYADRYRLGHCIGKEQRVVVGVKNDGFARELMKHMDNEEGGNI, via the coding sequence CTGAATAAAGTTGAACAATTTTTAGGTCTAGCCACAAAAGCTGGTGGGCTCATCACTGGCGAACAAATAGTCGTTAAAGCTATCACGAGTAAGCAAGTATACCTGGTAATCTTGGCGGCGGATGCATCTGAGAATACAAGGAAGAAATTTCAAGACAAGTGTAGAAGCTACAGCATCCCTTTACGTTTCTATGCAGACAGGTATCGCTTAGGGCATTGTATTGGAAAAGAACAAAGAGTAGTTGTCGGTGTTAAAAATGATGGATTTGCCCGTGAACTGATGAAGCATATGGATAACGAAGAAGGGGGAAACATATGA
- the infB gene encoding translation initiation factor IF-2, whose product MSKMRVYELAKQTNLASKELITILKQLNIQVSNHMSALDRDQINQVEQHLKQGRTQKVDGQLDQKSEATQQKQSPQGQQNKQQGSNNKPRQGETEKSGNLVEKKGTNQQKSQSPSGGGSNQGRGKSNTRGRGGNQRRSDNRNANRQKGRRPQTQQQPRMLKPLPEKITFSEGMTVGELGKKLGRDASEIIKKLLLLGVPSTINQELDSETIMLLATDYGVETEEIILINELEFETIEEVDDPADLQERPPVVTIMGHVDHGKTTLLDTIREANVVTSEAGGITQHIGAYQVEVNGKRITFLDTPGHAAFTTMRARGAEVTDITVLVVAADDGVMPQTVEAISHAKAAGVPIIVAVNKMDKPTANPERVMQELTEHGLVSEEWGGDTIFVKLSALQKEGLDDLLEMILLVSEVQEYKANPNKRARGTVIEAELDRGRGSVATILVQHGTLKVGDPIVVGSAYGRVRAMVNDQGRRIKEAPPSTPIEITGLNDVPQAGDQFMVFEDEKKARSIGEKRASVKRESELRASARVTLDDLFSQIQEGEVKEVGVIVKADVQGSVEALRDSLEKIEVQGVRVQTIHAGVGAITESDVILANASNAIIIGFNVRPEANARLVAEQEKVDIRLHRVIYKAMEEIEAAMKGMLDPEYEEKIIGQAEIRQVFKVSRIGNIAGCYVTEGKISRDAGVRVIRDSIVIFEGKLDTLKRFKDDAREVAQGYECGITIERYNDIREGDVIEAFVMEEIKV is encoded by the coding sequence ATGAGTAAAATGAGAGTGTACGAATTAGCGAAACAAACAAATTTAGCGAGTAAAGAACTGATCACCATTTTAAAGCAGCTTAATATTCAGGTTTCGAATCATATGAGCGCTTTAGACCGCGATCAAATCAATCAGGTTGAGCAGCATCTAAAGCAGGGTCGAACCCAGAAGGTGGATGGTCAGTTGGATCAAAAATCGGAGGCAACGCAGCAAAAGCAAAGTCCTCAAGGTCAACAGAACAAGCAGCAAGGCAGTAACAACAAGCCTAGACAAGGCGAGACAGAAAAGAGTGGTAATTTGGTGGAGAAAAAGGGAACGAATCAGCAAAAAAGTCAATCGCCAAGCGGCGGCGGAAGCAATCAAGGACGCGGGAAATCGAACACGAGAGGCAGAGGCGGCAATCAAAGACGTTCAGACAACCGCAATGCGAATAGACAAAAAGGCAGAAGGCCTCAAACACAACAACAACCGAGAATGCTAAAGCCATTACCGGAAAAGATTACGTTTAGTGAAGGAATGACGGTTGGCGAACTAGGCAAAAAATTAGGTCGTGACGCATCAGAAATCATTAAGAAGTTACTTCTGTTAGGGGTGCCGTCCACGATTAATCAAGAATTAGACAGCGAAACAATCATGTTGCTTGCGACAGATTACGGTGTTGAAACAGAAGAAATCATTTTAATAAATGAGCTGGAATTTGAAACGATCGAGGAAGTCGATGATCCCGCGGATCTACAAGAACGTCCGCCTGTTGTGACGATTATGGGACACGTTGACCATGGAAAAACAACATTATTGGATACAATCCGAGAAGCGAATGTTGTTACATCGGAAGCCGGCGGGATTACGCAACACATTGGAGCGTATCAAGTTGAAGTAAACGGTAAAAGAATTACGTTTTTGGACACACCAGGTCACGCCGCCTTTACGACAATGCGGGCGCGCGGAGCCGAAGTAACAGATATTACAGTGCTTGTTGTAGCGGCTGATGATGGAGTCATGCCTCAGACTGTGGAGGCGATTAGTCACGCTAAAGCAGCGGGTGTGCCGATTATCGTTGCTGTGAACAAGATGGATAAACCGACAGCGAATCCAGAACGTGTGATGCAAGAATTAACAGAGCACGGTCTTGTTTCCGAGGAATGGGGCGGAGACACGATCTTTGTTAAACTTTCGGCTTTACAAAAAGAAGGATTAGATGACCTGTTAGAAATGATTCTGCTTGTGTCGGAAGTTCAAGAGTATAAGGCGAATCCAAACAAACGAGCGCGCGGTACCGTAATTGAAGCGGAGCTAGACCGTGGTCGCGGTTCTGTGGCGACAATCTTAGTTCAACACGGCACATTGAAAGTTGGCGATCCAATCGTTGTCGGCAGCGCTTATGGACGCGTGCGGGCGATGGTTAATGACCAAGGTCGTCGAATTAAAGAAGCGCCGCCTTCAACTCCAATTGAAATTACAGGACTGAACGATGTTCCGCAAGCCGGAGATCAATTCATGGTGTTTGAAGACGAGAAGAAAGCAAGATCAATCGGTGAAAAACGAGCGTCTGTTAAGCGGGAAAGCGAATTAAGAGCGTCCGCTCGCGTTACGTTGGATGATCTATTCAGTCAAATCCAAGAAGGCGAAGTGAAAGAGGTCGGCGTCATTGTAAAAGCTGACGTGCAAGGTTCCGTTGAAGCGTTGCGTGATTCACTCGAAAAGATTGAAGTGCAGGGTGTTCGCGTACAAACGATTCACGCTGGCGTTGGCGCAATTACAGAATCGGATGTCATCTTGGCTAATGCATCGAACGCAATCATCATTGGTTTTAACGTGCGCCCTGAGGCAAATGCGAGACTTGTTGCGGAACAAGAGAAGGTTGATATTCGACTGCATCGTGTTATTTATAAAGCGATGGAAGAAATCGAAGCGGCGATGAAAGGAATGCTCGATCCCGAATATGAAGAGAAAATTATTGGTCAAGCAGAGATTAGACAAGTATTTAAAGTGTCCAGAATTGGTAATATTGCAGGTTGCTATGTAACCGAAGGGAAAATTTCGCGAGATGCGGGTGTGCGTGTGATCCGTGATAGCATCGTTATTTTTGAAGGTAAGTTGGATACGCTGAAGCGCTTTAAGGATGATGCGCGAGAAGTTGCGCAAGGGTATGAGTGCGGGATTACGATTGAAAGGTACAACGATATCAGGGAAGGCGATGTCATTGAAGCCTTTGTTATGGAAGAAATTAAAGTCTAG
- the rbfA gene encoding 30S ribosome-binding factor RbfA — MSRVRNSRIGEQMKKELSQIIQLELKDPRVGFVTVTAVDVTGDLQEAKVYISVMGSDEQKEESVQALQKAKGFIRSELGKRIQLRHTPDLLFRMDESIEYGNKIETLLKDIKKDSDDGI; from the coding sequence TTGAGTAGAGTACGCAATAGTCGAATCGGCGAACAGATGAAAAAAGAGTTAAGCCAAATCATTCAGCTTGAACTAAAGGACCCGCGCGTTGGTTTTGTGACGGTGACCGCCGTTGACGTAACGGGTGATTTGCAAGAAGCGAAAGTGTATATTAGTGTGATGGGCAGCGACGAACAAAAAGAAGAATCTGTTCAGGCCTTACAAAAAGCAAAAGGATTTATTCGATCTGAGCTAGGCAAACGTATTCAGTTGCGCCATACACCTGACTTGCTGTTTCGAATGGACGAGTCGATTGAGTATGGAAATAAAATTGAAACGTTGTTAAAAGATATCAAAAAGGACTCGGATGATGGAATATAG
- a CDS encoding DHH family phosphoesterase yields the protein MMEYSDQLAAASRFLNENDHFLVVNHVNPDGDATGSILAMGYLLRLLGKQFTLANEGATPAKFFAATPSSLTVQNVSESPLQQKYKYVITLDCGDLARVGAVEQYFADDVQILNIDHHATNDHFGAVNVVRPLACATAEILLDLSAHNQFPMSVELASFLYMGILTDTGGFRYANTTADVMEKVAELLRIGVDPGAIADRCLETIRRSHLDLLQLVLPTLSLHRQDQIAFLSISLQAREQSQAVDEDMEQIVNYARNIEGVEVGVLFKQMDQQTVKISFRSRQDVDVSLIAKQLGGGGHARAAGCTAQGSLEEVQRLALQKIENLWGEK from the coding sequence ATGATGGAATATAGCGATCAATTAGCGGCAGCGAGTCGTTTTCTAAATGAAAACGACCATTTTCTTGTTGTCAATCATGTTAATCCGGATGGTGACGCGACGGGATCCATTTTGGCAATGGGGTATTTGCTTCGATTATTAGGTAAGCAATTTACGCTAGCGAATGAAGGAGCAACTCCCGCTAAATTTTTTGCGGCGACGCCAAGTAGCTTGACGGTTCAAAACGTAAGTGAATCTCCGTTGCAACAGAAATATAAATATGTCATTACGTTAGATTGCGGGGATTTAGCTCGCGTTGGCGCTGTGGAGCAATATTTTGCGGATGATGTTCAAATTTTGAACATTGATCACCATGCGACAAATGATCATTTTGGCGCGGTTAATGTTGTACGTCCGCTTGCTTGCGCAACAGCTGAAATTTTGCTTGATTTATCCGCGCATAATCAATTTCCAATGAGCGTTGAATTAGCTTCGTTTCTTTACATGGGGATTTTAACGGATACAGGCGGGTTTCGATATGCGAATACGACGGCAGACGTGATGGAGAAGGTCGCTGAATTGTTGCGGATTGGGGTAGACCCAGGAGCGATTGCCGATCGTTGTTTAGAAACAATTCGTCGTTCCCATTTGGACTTACTACAACTCGTCTTGCCAACTTTGTCATTGCACCGACAGGACCAAATTGCTTTTTTGTCCATCTCACTGCAGGCGCGAGAACAGAGTCAGGCGGTTGATGAGGACATGGAACAAATCGTTAATTATGCCCGAAATATTGAAGGAGTAGAGGTCGGCGTTCTATTCAAGCAAATGGATCAACAAACGGTAAAAATTAGCTTCCGTTCCAGACAAGATGTCGATGTGTCGTTAATCGCCAAACAACTAGGCGGAGGAGGACATGCCAGAGCAGCTGGTTGTACCGCGCAGGGAAGTCTAGAGGAGGTCCAACGTCTCGCTTTACAGAAGATTGAAAATCTGTGGGGGGAAAAATGA
- the truB gene encoding tRNA pseudouridine(55) synthase TruB, with amino-acid sequence MSQIRGIIPLLKPPGFTSHDCVGKLRRLLKIKRIGHTGTLDPSVTGVLPLCIGQATRIVEYLQELPKEYVGTVVFGQATDTEDADGEIIVDQPLDTAITGEQIHEALASFVGVIQQVPPMYSAVKIDGVRLHKLAREGKEVERPPREVEIYELESLSMSLQPPYPEVTMRVKCSKGTYIRTLFVDIGKKLGYPAHMNVLQRTASEPFKLQDCYTFEQVEEAIAQKRFHELLKPLDLALMRFPAWSVEKEQAERVLNGQQIKLDLAVEAGQLVRIYGPNQQFLGLYRSFYERDQVWGKAEKVFHD; translated from the coding sequence ATGAGTCAAATTAGAGGCATTATCCCGTTACTCAAGCCGCCTGGATTTACCTCCCATGACTGTGTGGGGAAATTAAGAAGGTTGTTGAAGATAAAACGAATTGGACATACGGGCACACTCGATCCCTCTGTAACAGGGGTGTTGCCGCTCTGTATCGGTCAAGCGACAAGGATTGTCGAGTATTTGCAGGAGCTGCCAAAAGAGTACGTGGGGACAGTCGTGTTTGGACAAGCAACGGACACGGAAGACGCTGACGGCGAAATTATCGTTGATCAGCCGCTCGATACCGCTATTACGGGAGAACAGATCCATGAAGCGTTAGCGTCTTTTGTTGGGGTAATTCAACAAGTGCCCCCAATGTATTCCGCCGTAAAAATTGACGGTGTTCGTTTGCATAAGCTGGCTCGTGAGGGCAAAGAGGTGGAACGACCGCCGCGGGAAGTGGAAATTTACGAACTAGAATCATTATCGATGTCCTTGCAGCCGCCTTATCCTGAGGTGACGATGCGGGTGAAGTGTTCAAAAGGAACCTACATAAGAACGTTATTTGTTGATATCGGAAAAAAGTTAGGGTACCCTGCTCATATGAATGTATTGCAGAGAACGGCGAGCGAGCCATTTAAGTTGCAAGACTGTTATACGTTTGAACAGGTAGAGGAAGCTATTGCGCAAAAACGTTTTCATGAACTATTGAAGCCGCTCGATCTTGCTTTAATGCGCTTTCCGGCCTGGTCCGTTGAGAAGGAGCAAGCTGAGCGTGTGTTAAATGGGCAACAGATAAAATTAGATTTAGCTGTTGAGGCGGGGCAACTGGTTCGCATATATGGACCGAATCAACAGTTCCTCGGCTTATATCGTAGTTTTTATGAGAGGGATCAAGTGTGGGGGAAAGCGGAAAAAGTATTTCATGACTAA
- a CDS encoding bifunctional riboflavin kinase/FAD synthetase: MIIEHLQYPLKEGQFEPNVMAIGYFDGVHQGHRRVIQMAIDKAKQKEVMSAVMTFHPHPREILGQSGYTRYLTPLEAKLALFKQLGVQRAYVVHFDIPFSSIYPEEFVNEFLIPLQARQLVVGFDYTFGYKGKGTAYTLKELSEGRYEVDVISPIALLGEKVSSTMIREYLYGGRVEEANDFLGRPYRVQGRVIHGEKRGRQIGFPTANLQLDDPYLIPKTGVYGVNVSVDDQNYFGVMNIGIKPTFEHEKIEKSLEAHLFDFNGDLYEREIKVDFLFFIREEQKFAGVDQLVAQIQLDVAYAKQKRTEC, translated from the coding sequence ATGATCATTGAACATTTACAATATCCGCTGAAAGAGGGACAATTCGAACCGAATGTGATGGCGATTGGCTATTTTGATGGTGTGCACCAAGGGCACCGTCGTGTCATTCAAATGGCAATTGACAAAGCCAAGCAAAAGGAAGTCATGTCCGCGGTTATGACGTTTCATCCCCATCCGCGAGAAATATTAGGACAGAGCGGATACACGCGCTATTTAACACCGCTGGAAGCGAAGCTAGCTTTGTTTAAACAGCTTGGCGTACAGCGAGCCTATGTTGTTCATTTTGATATCCCTTTCTCCTCTATTTATCCTGAAGAATTCGTGAATGAATTTTTAATTCCGCTTCAAGCCCGTCAGCTTGTTGTCGGATTCGATTATACGTTTGGTTATAAGGGCAAAGGGACGGCGTACACGTTGAAAGAATTGAGCGAAGGACGGTATGAAGTAGATGTCATTTCTCCGATCGCGCTGTTAGGGGAAAAAGTAAGCAGCACGATGATCCGAGAATATCTGTATGGTGGACGCGTGGAGGAAGCAAATGATTTTTTAGGGCGTCCTTATCGTGTTCAAGGCCGAGTCATCCACGGGGAAAAGAGAGGCAGGCAAATTGGTTTTCCAACCGCCAATCTGCAGCTTGATGATCCTTATCTCATTCCAAAAACGGGCGTTTATGGCGTCAATGTTTCTGTTGACGATCAGAACTATTTTGGCGTCATGAATATTGGAATTAAACCGACTTTCGAGCATGAAAAAATAGAAAAAAGTCTTGAAGCTCATCTGTTCGACTTCAACGGAGATCTCTATGAACGGGAGATTAAAGTTGATTTTCTCTTTTTTATTCGGGAGGAGCAAAAATTTGCGGGTGTGGACCAATTGGTCGCCCAGATTCAGCTCGATGTAGCCTATGCAAAGCAAAAACGAACGGAATGTTGA
- the rpsO gene encoding 30S ribosomal protein S15, whose product MALTQERKLQLIEEFRTHESDTGSPEVQVAILTEKINYLNEHLREHKKDHHSRRGLLKMVGQRRNLLNYLRNSDVTRYRDLINKLGLRR is encoded by the coding sequence ATGGCATTGACACAAGAACGAAAGTTACAGTTGATTGAAGAATTTCGTACTCACGAGTCCGATACAGGTTCTCCTGAAGTACAAGTTGCTATCCTCACGGAAAAGATTAACTATCTGAATGAGCACTTGCGCGAGCATAAGAAGGATCACCATTCTCGCCGCGGGCTTCTTAAAATGGTAGGACAACGCCGTAATTTGTTGAACTACTTAAGAAATTCCGATGTGACTCGTTACCGTGATTTAATCAATAAGCTTGGTTTGCGTCGATAG
- the pnp gene encoding polyribonucleotide nucleotidyltransferase: MEIFEYELGGRKLTIEYGKVAKQANASVLVRYGDTVVLSTVTASNDPSHLDFFPLTVNYEERLYAVGKIPGGFIKREGRPSEKAILASRLIDRPIRPLFPEGFRNEVQVVNVVMSVDQDCSSEIAAMIGTSAALSISDVPFSGPIGGVIVGRIDGEFVLNPTIEQLTQSDIHLVVAGTKEAINMVEAGAEEVSEEVMLEAIMFGHDHIRSIVSFVEDIQAKIGKPKMNVVLHGVDEEIDQAVHTFAKDRLIEAIKIEEKHARQEAIDAIDEEAKEHFAEQFPEQEKAISEVIQTIVKEEVRRLITEEKVRPDGRSIEEIRSICSEVNLLPRTHGSGLFTRGQTQAMSICTLGALGDVQILDGLGIEETKRFMHHYNFPPFSVGEARPLRAPGRREIGHGALGERALEPVIPSEEEFPYTIRLVSEVLESNGSSSQASICASVLAMMDAGVPIKAPVAGIAMGLVKEGGNVAILSDILGLEDHLGDMDFKVAGTRQGITALQMDIKIEGIDRAILEQALQQAKEGRMHILDKMQEAITAPREQLSPFAPKITTMKIDPDKIRDVIGPGGKIINKIIEETGVKIDIEQDGRIFIASVDETMNNKATQIIEDLVREVAVGQVYLGTVKRVEKFGAFVEVFSGKEGLVHISQLAEERVNKVEDIVEVGDQIMVKVVEIDNQGRVNLSRKALLKEERESKEDAEGKRTETKVSK; the protein is encoded by the coding sequence ATGGAGATTTTTGAATACGAGTTAGGTGGTCGTAAATTGACCATCGAATATGGAAAAGTGGCCAAACAAGCGAATGCGTCGGTATTAGTGCGTTATGGTGATACGGTTGTGTTGTCGACTGTGACCGCATCAAACGATCCATCCCATTTAGACTTTTTCCCATTAACGGTTAACTATGAAGAACGTCTGTATGCTGTCGGGAAAATTCCAGGGGGGTTCATTAAGAGAGAGGGCAGACCCAGCGAAAAAGCAATTTTAGCAAGTCGTTTGATCGATCGCCCGATTCGCCCGCTTTTCCCAGAAGGTTTCCGTAATGAAGTGCAAGTTGTGAATGTTGTAATGTCAGTTGATCAAGATTGTTCCTCCGAGATTGCGGCAATGATTGGAACGTCCGCGGCGTTATCTATTTCTGATGTTCCGTTTAGCGGGCCGATCGGTGGAGTGATTGTTGGACGGATTGACGGCGAATTCGTGCTGAATCCGACGATTGAACAGCTTACGCAAAGTGATATTCATCTTGTCGTAGCTGGAACGAAAGAAGCAATCAACATGGTGGAAGCGGGGGCTGAAGAAGTCTCTGAGGAGGTCATGTTGGAGGCAATTATGTTCGGTCATGATCACATTCGTTCGATTGTTAGCTTTGTTGAAGACATCCAGGCGAAGATTGGTAAACCGAAAATGAATGTTGTTTTACACGGTGTGGATGAGGAGATTGATCAGGCCGTTCATACGTTTGCAAAAGATCGTCTAATTGAAGCCATTAAGATTGAAGAGAAGCATGCCCGTCAAGAGGCGATCGATGCGATTGATGAGGAAGCAAAGGAGCATTTTGCGGAACAGTTCCCAGAACAAGAAAAGGCCATTTCAGAAGTGATCCAGACGATTGTGAAGGAAGAGGTTCGTCGTCTGATTACGGAGGAGAAGGTTCGCCCAGATGGTCGTTCAATAGAAGAGATTCGTTCGATTTGCTCTGAGGTTAACTTGTTGCCGAGAACGCATGGATCTGGATTGTTTACACGGGGTCAAACACAAGCGATGAGCATTTGTACGCTTGGAGCGTTAGGCGATGTGCAGATCCTAGATGGTCTTGGTATCGAAGAGACGAAGCGTTTTATGCACCATTATAACTTCCCGCCATTTAGTGTCGGTGAAGCAAGACCTTTGCGGGCGCCTGGAAGACGTGAGATTGGACATGGGGCGCTAGGTGAAAGAGCGTTAGAACCCGTTATCCCTTCGGAAGAAGAATTCCCATATACGATTCGCCTTGTCTCTGAAGTCCTAGAGTCAAATGGTTCAAGTTCGCAAGCAAGTATCTGCGCTAGCGTCTTGGCGATGATGGATGCTGGTGTTCCGATTAAAGCGCCTGTCGCTGGGATAGCAATGGGACTTGTTAAAGAAGGCGGGAACGTTGCGATCTTATCTGATATCCTTGGTCTGGAAGATCACCTTGGCGATATGGACTTTAAAGTTGCGGGTACGCGTCAAGGGATTACAGCCTTACAGATGGATATCAAAATTGAAGGAATCGATCGCGCTATTTTGGAACAAGCGTTGCAACAAGCAAAAGAAGGCCGTATGCACATTTTAGACAAGATGCAAGAAGCGATCACAGCCCCAAGGGAACAGTTATCCCCGTTCGCGCCTAAAATTACAACGATGAAAATCGATCCCGATAAAATTCGCGATGTAATTGGCCCAGGCGGAAAGATCATCAACAAGATCATTGAAGAAACGGGCGTTAAAATTGATATTGAACAGGATGGCAGAATTTTTATCGCATCAGTAGATGAAACAATGAACAATAAAGCAACACAAATCATTGAGGATCTTGTGCGCGAAGTAGCTGTTGGACAAGTCTACTTAGGCACCGTCAAGAGAGTCGAAAAGTTTGGCGCCTTTGTCGAAGTGTTTAGCGGCAAGGAAGGGCTCGTTCACATTTCTCAACTAGCGGAAGAGCGTGTTAATAAAGTAGAAGACATCGTTGAGGTTGGCGATCAGATCATGGTTAAGGTTGTTGAAATAGATAACCAAGGTCGCGTGAATTTATCGCGTAAGGCATTATTAAAAGAAGAGCGTGAAAGCAAAGAGGACGCGGAAGGAAAACGAACGGAAACGAAAGTTTCGAAGTAA
- a CDS encoding polysaccharide deacetylase family protein, with protein MNKRRAQSQVLMGGLFLLLFLYLFNSPTIDQYIASVKGQPVVAPIQQAEWIEKLEELKSKHDLKPIDARIDPVWKAIPGYDGLKLDIEASIENLGKRGKWDDEAVVFEEVKPTVVLSDLKPSPIYRGNAEKPIISFMINVAWGNEHLPSILETLDRYKVKSTFFLDGSWVNKYPDEARKIKEAGHEIGSHAYSHPKMADISLNRIRLEITKTNEVLQKELGVKPTLFAPPSGSFDDRTVQMAAQEGMYTILWTLDTIDWRKPAPSVILDRINPQLANGSLILMHPTKESAIALPKMIEAAKAKKLKVGTVSELLSSKRIYTIE; from the coding sequence ATGAACAAGAGAAGAGCGCAGTCCCAAGTTTTAATGGGCGGCCTATTTCTTTTGCTATTTTTATATTTATTTAATTCCCCTACGATTGATCAATATATCGCGAGTGTGAAAGGACAACCCGTTGTCGCTCCGATCCAGCAAGCGGAGTGGATTGAAAAGTTGGAGGAGTTGAAAAGCAAACATGATCTTAAGCCAATTGACGCCCGCATTGATCCCGTTTGGAAGGCCATTCCTGGGTATGACGGACTAAAATTAGATATAGAGGCATCGATCGAGAATCTAGGTAAACGGGGTAAATGGGATGATGAGGCCGTTGTTTTTGAAGAAGTAAAACCAACTGTCGTCTTATCTGATTTAAAACCATCGCCCATTTATCGCGGAAATGCGGAGAAACCGATTATCAGTTTTATGATTAATGTCGCATGGGGTAATGAGCATCTGCCTTCCATTTTGGAAACGTTGGACCGCTATAAAGTGAAGTCAACCTTTTTCTTGGATGGGTCATGGGTAAACAAATATCCGGACGAGGCGAGGAAAATCAAAGAGGCGGGCCATGAAATCGGCAGCCATGCCTATTCGCATCCGAAAATGGCCGATATTTCATTAAACAGAATTCGCCTGGAAATTACGAAAACAAATGAAGTATTGCAAAAAGAACTTGGTGTGAAACCGACATTGTTCGCGCCCCCCTCAGGATCGTTTGATGATCGAACGGTGCAGATGGCCGCGCAAGAGGGAATGTACACGATCTTGTGGACGCTCGATACAATCGACTGGCGCAAACCCGCCCCAAGTGTCATTCTTGATCGAATTAACCCGCAGTTGGCTAACGGCAGCTTAATCCTGATGCATCCCACGAAGGAATCCGCGATTGCTTTACCGAAGATGATTGAGGCGGCCAAAGCAAAAAAATTAAAAGTCGGAACGGTGAGTGAACTGCTCTCTTCAAAACGAATTTACACTATTGAGTAG